One window of Lepeophtheirus salmonis chromosome Z, UVic_Lsal_1.4, whole genome shotgun sequence genomic DNA carries:
- the LOC121130066 gene encoding protein O-glucosyltransferase 2, protein MKKISLAQCFSLLNYENMKSLLPLAIFLTLFFTLSYPTPERGTYITGPGLKPQHFRLPCQYFHIHESPSDDISVTIQGLIDERRYLIHHRIFRSTKDSFIVHYQIPPQIDSLEIRVFSNVTGEDINGSPVTIKERIYSHKCICPEGDFNRWLLRTCGETLDPQIIKDFAFFPEDIPWNVSIILDKLKEHFSNPRSQSYCHYLLKDNEVYRECFGEHVGFNMFVDSILHYLMRIVELPDVEFFINLGDWPLTRKETSPSLPIISWCKSSEFSDILWPTYDLTQSSLECMGRQELHIFSSRDHSKNTVWENKINQGYWRGRDSNVERLKLIQLGLRHPKHLNVGITRYFFFKEEEKELGVKEHVPFFDFFKYKYLITVDGTVAAYRLPYLLSGNSVVLKQNSEYYEHYYSKLIPNIHYIPLQKNLSNIIDKIEWARNNDDIVRKISNEARDFVNHNLLPHKIFCYHAQVLSEWRRRLMNKDRIEIKSSMEHIPQPKDDYFHMQHCSCETTHLKEEL, encoded by the exons ATGAAGAAGATTTCTCTGGCTCAGTGTTTTTCCTTGctgaattatgaaaatatgaaatcattatTACCTTTGGCTATATTCCTAACTCTCTTTTTTACTCTTAGTTATCCTACTCCAGAGAGAGGAACTTATATTACAGGACCAGGTTTGAAGCCTCAACATTTTCGACTTCCTtgtcaatattttcatatacatgAATCACCCAGTGATGATATCTCCGTGACAATCCAGGGCCTCATCGATGAACGACGCTACCTCATTCATCATCGTATTTTCAGATCTACCAAAGACTCATTCATTGTTCATTACCAGATTCCTCCTCAAATTGATTCACTCGAAATTAGAGTATTTTCCAACGTCACTGGAGAGGATATCAATGGGAGTCCAGTTACGATTAAAGAGCGAATTTATTCACATAAATGTATTTGTCCTGAAGGGGATTTCAATAGATGGTTACTAAGAACTTGCGGTGAAACTCTAGATCCACAAATAATAAAGGACTTTGCATTTTTCCCTGAg GACATCCCCTGGAATGTATCTATTATTCTTGATAAGCTAAAGGAACATTTTAGTAATCCTCGATCTCAAAGTTATTGCCATTATCTATTGAAAGACAATGAGGTGTACCGTGAGTGTTTTGGCGAGCATGTCGGCTTTAACATGTTTGTGGATAGTATACTTCATTATCTAATGAGAATAGTTGAGTTGCCCGATGTAGAGTTCTTCATCAATTTGGGAGATTGGCCTTTAACAAGAAAAGAGACGAGTCCTTCCCTCCCCATTATTTCATGGTGCAAAAGTAGTGAGTTCTCCGATATACTTTGGCCTACCTACGACTTGACACAATCCTCCTTGGAATGTATGGGACGCCAAGAGCTTCATATTTTCTCCTCAAGAGATCACTCTAAAAATACTGTatgggaaaataaaattaatcaagggTACTGGCGGGGCAGAGACTCCAATGTTGAACGTTTAAAGCTCATACAACTTGGTTTAAGGCATCCAAAACACTTGAACGTTGGGATAACcaggtattttttctttaaggaagaagaaaaagaattagGAGTGAAGGAACATGTTCCATTTTTCGATTTCTTTAAG TACAAATATTTGATCACGGTGGATGGAACTGTGGCCGCGTATCGGCTCCCATATCTCCTCTCAGGGAATTCAGTTGTACTCAAACAAAACTCGGAATATTATGAGCATTACTACAGCAAGCTTATTCCAAATATTCATTACATTCCCCTTCAAAAAAATCTATCCaatattattgacaaaatagAATGGGCTAGAAATAACGATGACATTGTTCGTAAAATATCAAATGAGGCAAGGGACTTTGTAAATCATAATCTACTCCCTCACAAAATATTCTGTTACCATGCTCAAGTTTTATCTGAATGGAGAAGAAGGCTGATGAATAAGGATAGGATTGAGATAAAATCCTCAATGGAGCATATCCCCCAGCCAAAGGATGATTATTTTCATATGCAGCATTGTTCTTGCGAGACAACTCATTTGAAGGAagaactataa
- the LOC121130065 gene encoding frizzled-1 has protein sequence MIALILLLIGVASSSREIQHGKCEAIGMPLCRDLPYYNSTIFPNLLNHATQDEASESIRPYGPIVKLKCSSDFQLFLCSLYTPLCTILSHPIPPCKGLCLSAKLGCEDLMKEFDLPWHREFSCDHLPVEGSLCIGRERTDFSMTDLASYKENEQKKDSSVNNGSGEFICPAQLKIPTEREYVLRLGDVQRVKNCGAPCRKMFFNEKEIAFANNWIGLWSVLCLLSTSFTLLTFAVDPGRFPYPERPIIYLSICYFMISLTYIIGYASDDSIACNKAFDNDPSINVRAERTIKQGSLDDDWRCTLLAMILYFFTIASGLWWVILTISWFLSAGLKWGVEAIDIKSHWFHSIAWIPPSFLTVAILVTKRIDGDVLSGVCFVGLWDVGSLRYFILTPIFSCLVVGTFFLIIGMGSLVKIRTIMKLDGGKTDKLERLIARIGTFFLLYTIPAIIVISCLFYEQHHFSDWMILWQERICRDKDSVINWQIPCRYRKNEIPITTKPNFYIFMTKYLMFLMTGIFSGFWVWSAKTVVTWKNFYRKLVGSNPDSAYV, from the exons ATGATTGCCCTCATACTCCTTCTCATTGGAGTCGCGTCTTCGAGTCGTGAGATTCAACATGGAAAGTGTGAGGCCATTGGGATGCCTCTTTGCCGGGATCTTCCCTACTATAACTCCACCATTTTCCCCAATTTACTCAATCATGCGACTCAAGATGAGGCGAGTGAGTCCATTCGGCCATACGGACCCATCGTGAAACTCAAGTGCTCATCTGATTTCCAGCTTTTCCTCTGCAGTCTCTACACTCCTCTCTGCACAATACTCAGTCATCCCATTCCACCCTGCAAAG GTCTTTGTTTGAGTGCTAAACTCGGATGTGAGGATCTTATGAAGGAATTTGATCTACCGTGGCATAGGGAATTCTCTTGTGATCATTTACCGGTTGAAGGGAGCCTCTGTATTGGAAGAGAGAGAACGGATTTTTCTATGACGGATCTTGCATCATATAAAGAGAATGAACAAAAGAAAGACTCTTCGGTGAATAACGGGAGTGGAGAATTCATTTGTCCTGCACAGTTGAAAATCCCTACAGAAAGAGAATATGTTCTTAGACTAG GTGATGTCCAACGTGTGAAAAACTGTGGAGCGCCCTGtcgtaaaatgttttttaacgAGAAAGAAATAGCATTTGCGAACAATTGGATTGGCTTATGGAGTGTACTTTGCTTGCTTTCCACATCTTTTACTCTTCTAACATTCGCTGTAGATCCTGGAAGGTTTCCCTATCCTGAGAGGCCTATTATATACCTCAGCATATGTTATTTCATGATATCCCTAACGTACATTATTGGCTACGCAAGTGATGACTCCATTGCTTGTAATAAAGCATTTGATAATGATCCGTCCATTAATGTCAGAGCTGAAAGAACAATCAAACAGGGGAGCTTGGATGACGATTGGCGCTGTACTCTCTTAGCcatgatattatatttcttcacaATTGCTTCTGGGCTTTGGTGGGTTATATTAACAATATCATGGTTCCTGAGTGCTGGACTGAAGTGGGGTGTTGAAGCTATAGATATCAAAAGCCATTGGTTTCATTCTATTGCATGGATACCACCCTCTTTTTTGACTGTCGCTATTCTTGTAACGAAAAGAATTGATG gtGATGTACTCTCTGGAGTTTGTTTTGTTGGACTCTGGGACGTTGGGAGCCttcgatattttatattaacaccTATATTCTCTTGTTTGGTTGTTGGAACTTTCTTCTTGATAATTGGAATGGGCTCTCTCGTTAAAATAAGAACAATTATGAAGCTGGACGGTGGAAAAACGGACAAATTGGAAAGACTTATTGCAAGAATAG GAACATTTTTCCTCCTTTATACCATACCAGCTATCATTGTGATCTCGTGTTTGTTCTATGAACAACATCATTTCTCCGATTGGATGATATTATGGCAAGAGCGTATATGCCGAGACAAAGACTCAGTTATAAATTGGCAAATACCATGTCgatatagaaaaaatgaaatcccTATTACAACAAAgcctaatttttatatattcatgacTAAATATCTCATGTTCTTAATGACTGGGATATTTTCTGGTTTCTGGGTTTGGTCCGCCAAGACGGTTGTTACATGGaagaatttttatagaaaacttGTGGGATCCAACCCGGATTCAGCATACGTTTGA